The stretch of DNA AGGCATAGGGGGGGGTGTGGCTAATGGTATTTCCAATATACTCGGAGCATTAACAGCAGAAAGAGCAATTTTAGAGGGAATGAGGTCATCACAAGAGAAGGCTCTTTTAAAGGAAGAAGGCTCTTTAAAAACCACATTATTTTACAAAAAAGCACTTAATAAAACAGCAGTTAGCGGAATAGGCGATGGGGTGTCTACAACCTTTGGTTCAGTTATTCCAGTGATACCGTTCTTATTTTTAAGAAAGGATTTAGCAGTAATTACTGCAATTATTATAACATTGGCAATATTATTTGGACTTGGGGTATTTATAGGTAAAATATCTAAGGAGAATTTAGCAATATCTGGGCTTAAAATGGTATTGGGTGGATTAATAGTAGCATTGATTAGTTTTACAATTGAACACATGTTTAAGTGATAAAAGTGGTAAAAATATGAAATCCAAAGAATTACTTAAAAAACTAAAAGAAGATGCATCTAAATTCAGCATTCATGATTTAATGAATGTAAGGTTATTTTTGGAAAAGGATATGGAGTATTTGCCAAAGGAATATAAGGAATCATACCTTAAAGACCAAATTATATATTTTATAAATACATTGAAAGAATTGCGAAAAAAGAATGAAGAGGAATTGGAGGATTTTGAAATTGATGAAGATATATTAAATAAACTGTATAATCGAATAAATCAATTTAAAACAAACACTAAGGGAGAAGACTCATTTATCAAATTATCACATATTGTTACTCCTTATTTAATTTTTATTGCTAAAAAACCGCTTCATCCTATTGGAATGAGATTTCCCGGTGGAAAGCGTATCATTGAAAAAAACGGAATATATTACTGTCCTGTGAAAAATAGGCAAAAAAATGAATATTCATTATGTGAATTT from Methanothermococcus okinawensis IH1 encodes:
- a CDS encoding TIGR00267 family protein, producing the protein MKLKDISRLIENFDMRYIIRGLIDGSLSSLGVVIGASGGDVSIIIAAGIGGGVANGISNILGALTAERAILEGMRSSQEKALLKEEGSLKTTLFYKKALNKTAVSGIGDGVSTTFGSVIPVIPFLFLRKDLAVITAIIITLAILFGLGVFIGKISKENLAISGLKMVLGGLIVALISFTIEHMFK
- a CDS encoding DUF2115 domain-containing protein; the encoded protein is MKSKELLKKLKEDASKFSIHDLMNVRLFLEKDMEYLPKEYKESYLKDQIIYFINTLKELRKKNEEELEDFEIDEDILNKLYNRINQFKTNTKGEDSFIKLSHIVTPYLIFIAKKPLHPIGMRFPGGKRIIEKNGIYYCPVKNRQKNEYSLCEFCICKGIEELKNNNK